Proteins encoded within one genomic window of Humulus lupulus chromosome 1, drHumLupu1.1, whole genome shotgun sequence:
- the LOC133779962 gene encoding uncharacterized protein LOC133779962 gives MQRSSYLSSSSSSSDDDYYDDLENQVVCQITANNNFCITQHLNNDGSHRGSIPGHIVINHDRENADRNLFNDYFAENPWFNDSMFRRRFRMGHPLFFRIFDAIQRHDNYFVQRKDGLGKLGLSGLQKVIAVFRMLAYGVLADAADEYIKIGESTVLESLKRFCRAVVEVFEARYLRSPNVDDVARLLHIGERWGFPAEGIAPPANYVIKGKEYNMGYYLADGIYPKWSTLVQSIHDPRGKKKKFFAMKQEACRKNVERAFGVLQSRFAIMAGPARLWNKRVLHDIMTSCIIMHNMIIEDERDVNATTEERVDVQSPEVEMLGDDDTRFQEFLARHKKIRDKEAHIELRNALIEHLWDEHGNSEN, from the exons ATGCAACG TTCATCTTAtttatcatcatcttcttcatcttcaGATGATGATTATTATGATGATCTAGAAAATCAAGTGGTATGTCAAATTACTGCAAACAACAATTTTTGCATCACTCAACACCTCAATAACGATGGGTCACACCGGGGCTCAATTCCTGGTCATATAGTTATCAACCATGACCGAGAAAATGCTGATCGCAATCTCTTCAATGACTATTTTGCAGAAAATCCCTGGTTTAATGATTCGATGTTTCGACGAAGATTTCGAATGGGTCATCCTTTATTCTTTCGTATATTTGATGCTATACAAAGGCATGACAATTACTTCGTCCAACGAAAGGACGGACTCGGTAAACTTGGGTTGTCCGGCTTGCAAAAGGTAATAGCTGTATTTCGAATGTTAGCATATGGTGTACTGGCAGATGCTGCTGATGAGTACATAAAAATTGGAGAATCTACAGTTTTAGAAAGTTTGAAGCGATTTTGCCGTGCTGTTGTCGAGGTGTTTGAAGCTCGCTATCTACGATCACCTAACGTTGATGATGTTGCAAGGCTACTCCACATTGGTGAACGCTGGGGTTTTCC TGCTGAAGGTATTGCTCCACCCGCTAATTATGTCATCAAAGGTAAAGAATATAATATGGGTTATTATTTAGCTGATGGTATATATCCAAAATGGTCTACTCTTGTTCAAAGTATTCACGATCCACGTGGtaagaaaaaaaagttttttgCAATGAAACAAGAAGCATGTAGAAAAAATGTAGAACGCGCATTTGGAGTATTGCAGTCAAGATTTGCAATCATGGCAGGACCAGCGCGCTTATGGAACAAGAGAGTGTTACATGATATAATGACTTCTTGTATTATTATGCATAATATGATAATAGAAGATGAACGTGATGTTAATGCAACAACTGAAGAACGAGTTGACGTGCAAAGTCCAGAAGTGGAGATGCTAGGTGATGATGATACTCGGTTTCAAGAATTCCTTGCTCGACATAAAAAAATTAGGGATAAAGAAGCTCATATTGAACTTCGAAATGCATTAATTGAACACTTATGGGACGAGCATGGTAACTCCGAGAATTAG
- the LOC133779909 gene encoding uncharacterized protein LOC133779909, producing the protein MISTVDFEDMISYLILSLGSVLSNQIFIQFLHPYISAYYSLKKTTHLQHISETLIFCSKMTSIRTVSYSIEEDMNLCHVYLDVSQDPVIGRYQSKEKFWSRVEAEYHSSEKFLLRPRPVRSLQTRMTTILTAVGKLRGCVNQIQNKNPSGASQEDILNQAKMLLAQDPKYNRGFKFDHVWPILKDIEKFTNDNISARIRIQEEDRNFTSPQSYSHGVQSSAPASTGMNSFDLNVNDDEITTNLSKRPIGVKKAKEKQKSDDQFKKLMEQNQKLVEVIEKGNSERNEIRRQKVELAKMKEENKILFTDLNSISDPEFRQFIQNEKRQIYKRRAQTSKYGEQREGSQYQGSQYRASQNEGSRFNEAHGEGATDEGQGSETNLPGNFSQYFDYLDGMKNDFPNY; encoded by the exons ATGATCTCAACCGTTGATTTCGAAGATATGATATCTTATCTTATCTTATCTCTTGGCAGTGTGTTGTCAAATCAGATCTTTATCCAATTTTTACATCCCTATATAAGTGCATATTACTCTTTGAAGAAGACCACACACCTTCAACATATTTCTGAAACACTTATATTTTGCTCCAAAATGACTTCAATTCGTACTGTGTCATACTCGATTGAGGAAGATATGAATTTATGCCATGTGTATCTTGACGTGTCTCAAGATCCTGTCATAGGCAGATACCAATCAAAAGAGAAGTTTTGGTCAAGAGTTGAAGCGGAGTATCACTCGTCTGAAAAGTTTCTTCTTCGACCTAGACCTGTAAGATCTTTGCAAACTCGAATGACGACCATTCTTACCGCGGTTGGAAAATTAAGGGGATGCGTTaaccaaattcaaaataaaaatccCAGTGGTGCTTCACAAGAAGATATT TTAAATCAAGCGAAGATGTTATTAGCACAAGATCCAAAATATAACAGAGGATTCAAATTTGATCATGTGTGGCCGATCCTTAAAGATATTGAGAAATTTACAAATGACAACATTAGTGCACGAATTAGAATCCAAGAAGAAGATCGTAATTTTACTTCGCCCCAATCATATTCTCATGGTGTCCAGTCATCGGCACCAGCATCCACTGGTATGAATTCATTTGATCTTAATGTGAATGACGATGAAATTACTACTAATTTAAGTAAACGACCTATCGGTGTGAAAAAggcaaaagaaaaacaaaaaagtgatgaccaatttaaaaaattaatggaGCAAAATCAAAAGCTTGTCGAAGTTATAGAAAAGGGTAACTCAGAAAGGAATGAAATTCGACGACAGAAGGTTGAATTGGCTAAAATGAAAGAAGAGAATAAAATACTATTTACGGATTTGAATTCTATATCCGATCCAGAATTTCGCCAGTTTATTCAAAATGAAAAGAGACAAATTTACAAAAGAAGAGCACAAACATCTAAATATGGTGAACAAAGAGAAGGTTCTCAATATCAAGGATCCCAATATCGAGCATCTCAAAATGAAGGATCTCGATTTAATGAAGCTCACGGAGAAGGAGCTACAGATGAAGGCCAAGGATCTGAGACGAACCTCCCAGGAAATTTTAGTCAATACTTTGATTATCTTGACGGAATGAAAAATGATTTCccaaattattaa